The genome window CTGGCTCCCGCTTTGGCGGCGAACATGGAGAGGATTCCCGTACCGCAGCCGACGTCAAGCACCACCTTGTCTTTAAAGACATCCATGTTGTTATACATAAAGTCTCGATAGCTGTCAGTGCGCACGCGGTCCTTCAGCATCTCTTCGTGGATGCTGTAATGCCCGTAAGAGCTAAAGTACGcctcatcttcatcatctctCAACTCAGCGACGGGGCCCAGGCTGGAACGGCCACGGTTCGTGTCTGCGTCTAGCACTAGACCTTGAGCCATCAATTTGAGTTTGTTCAGATCTTCCATGGCTTGAGCCAGAGCTTCTTCGGCTCTCTGAGCTCTGTCTTCAGCTTGCCTGGCTCTGTGAAGCAGTCCAGATGCTTGATCGTCAGTCGAAGGGCTCAACATCATGGCCGTGGCCCCGCTTAGTTCTTCCACATCGATCTGCAGTAATGGGTCATCAGGCAGGACTGGCTTCATGTATTCATCGTTGTCCCACGGCAGTGAGCCATTTGGAACCATCAACAAAGTCTCCGCAGGACATTTATTCCCTCTGATGTAGTTTATCATCTTTATATAGCCATAATCATCAAGGCTGTGTTTATTGACAAGTTCTGGAATGTACACACCGTGGTCTGCCTTACAGTGTTGTAACGTTTCAGCAACCGACCCGAGATTCCTGTCACAGAACACACACGGCACCGACACGTGATCATATCCTTCTTCCTCCATTGAGTTCCACTCTTCATCGTCGCTGTTATAAAGCTCGGgcacatcatcatcaccattACATAGCTGGTCGTCACGTTGCGCTGCGTGCGCTGCCATGTTGCGCTTTCGTCTGTTCGGGAGGTTTACCTCTTCCGGGTCTTTGGATCCGCTTTCCAGCGCGCTCACTGTGTGACATCATCGGTCATGTGACGCGCGTCGTCAGTGTTGCAGGAAGTGAAGCCGCTATGGCGACAGCAGGAGCGTTACTCTCTGAATCTGTGCTCGGATGGTCCATTTTTACCATCGTTTTACTGGTAAGACACAAATACTGTCTGTTATAATTTAGGTTTtgagttattttattattcgcGGTTATATTCTGTCAGGTGTCCCGCCGGTCAGTGGCTCGAAATGCATATTGTTACCAACACACATCTATCATCTGTCACTATCATTTCTGTGTTTACAGTCAACTATATGTTATTTAACTCAAAGAACAGCTGAAATAATACGTTTTTTCTTGATTAAAGAGTTAATAAAGTACACTTTTGGTTGTATTCTTGTTGTTgctatttaatttgatttcaagTCAGTGACGACAGGTGTGGTATATTTATTCAATTCACGTCAACGCTTTTCACAGTTTACACTACCTTTACACCGTTTTAGTGTTATTTACGGTTTTGTTATTAGTGAAGTGTGTGCTTTCGTAAAGTTAAACACTTTATTCCACtagctttgtttacatttatgcatgtggcaGACTCTTTATCCATAGTGACTTTCAGAgcattaaagtgacagttcacttaaaaataaaaattctgtcattattactCACtacagtcatttcaaacctttatgactttctttcttcagaatatatttttaataatgttgtttactggcccacattcacttgcattggttttctgtccatacaatagaagtgaatggggttgCTGTTCGGTGACGAACTTtgttcgaaatatcttcttttgtgttctgtggaagaaataaagtcataaaggtttgaaatgacaagagggtgagtaaatgttgacagaattttcattattgggtcaactatcactttaaaggttAAGGTAGTTTATTATTAACCCAGAagcgaacccatgacctttgtgctGTTAATGCAATACTCATTAATACATTGTAGGCAATCTAAACGTAGTAAACAGAGTAAACGTAGGTCTTTATACAACTTTGTGTGAttcctgggaatcaaacccacaaacTGCAATGCTTTATGAATCACCGAAAACTTTTCTAGTTCAACTTTATTTTGAGAGAATGCTTTAAGGAAGCTGGGTGGATTCCCAAGAAAAGGTTTAACACAGTTgcgcaaaataacaaaataaacgcACTCACATCAGCGTAAAGTGGGTGCTCGACCAAAATAAGATAAAGAGCTGATGAGGTCTGATGAAGAGCCTGTGTGCTCGAAACGTAACCTGctgatggattttttttatatttctgaagCTGTTTGTGGACTTTACATATATTAttctcatttatttgttataccAATCGTGGGAGTGATCATGTAACCTGCTTGGTAATAAACGTACATTAAATCTAAAATTTGCTTGTATT of Triplophysa dalaica isolate WHDGS20190420 chromosome 11, ASM1584641v1, whole genome shotgun sequence contains these proteins:
- the prmt3 gene encoding protein arginine N-methyltransferase 3, which encodes MAAHAAQRDDQLCNGDDDVPELYNSDDEEWNSMEEEGYDHVSVPCVFCDRNLGSVAETLQHCKADHGVYIPELVNKHSLDDYGYIKMINYIRGNKCPAETLLMVPNGSLPWDNDEYMKPVLPDDPLLQIDVEELSGATAMMLSPSTDDQASGLLHRARQAEDRAQRAEEALAQAMEDLNKLKLMAQGLVLDADTNRGRSSLGPVAELRDDEDEAYFSSYGHYSIHEEMLKDRVRTDSYRDFMYNNMDVFKDKVVLDVGCGTGILSMFAAKAGARKVIAVDQSEIIYQAIDIVRSNQLEDTITLIKGRIEEINLPVEKVDIIISEWMGYFLLFESMLDSVIYARDRYLAPDGLVFPDRCNISLAAVGDVQKHNDRVAFWDDVYGFHMTCMKKAVLPEAVVEVLKPETVISEPAVIKTIDCGTVTVSELEFSVDFTLKITLDTFCTAIVGYFDIFFDMRCRNKVEFSTSPNCPKTHWKQTVFILESPISVKAGEELQGQITIHKNIKDPRALMITLDLSGRRQTYSLQ